A window of Hymenobacter aerilatus contains these coding sequences:
- the tpiA gene encoding triose-phosphate isomerase: MRQNIVAGNWKMNLTLQDGLALVSEITNMVADEVTGSQVQVVICPPFPFLYSVGKQLPEGSNFHLGAQNCSDKESGAYTGEVSGKMLQSVGAEYVILGHSERRQYFREDDFLLSQKLKAALAAGLKPIFCIGESLETREAEETFDFISKQLKDGLFHLSNEEFAQVVIAYEPIWAIGTGKTATSAQAQEVHAFIREQIARAYDAEAADNTTILYGGSANAQNARELFSQPDVDGGLIGGASLKSRDFTEIIKSF; encoded by the coding sequence ATGCGCCAAAACATTGTTGCCGGCAACTGGAAAATGAACCTCACGCTCCAGGATGGCTTGGCCCTGGTTTCTGAAATCACCAACATGGTAGCCGATGAGGTGACCGGCTCGCAAGTGCAAGTGGTGATCTGCCCGCCATTTCCCTTTCTGTATAGTGTAGGTAAGCAACTGCCCGAGGGTAGCAACTTCCACCTGGGCGCTCAAAACTGCTCCGACAAGGAAAGCGGCGCCTATACCGGCGAAGTGTCGGGCAAGATGCTGCAATCAGTAGGAGCAGAGTATGTGATTCTGGGCCACTCCGAGCGGCGTCAGTATTTCCGGGAAGACGATTTTCTGCTCTCGCAAAAGCTGAAAGCTGCTTTGGCCGCCGGCTTGAAACCGATTTTCTGCATCGGCGAGTCGTTGGAGACTCGCGAGGCCGAGGAAACCTTCGACTTCATCAGTAAGCAGCTGAAAGACGGTTTGTTTCACCTCTCCAATGAGGAGTTTGCCCAGGTAGTTATTGCCTATGAGCCTATCTGGGCCATTGGCACCGGCAAAACTGCCACCAGCGCCCAAGCGCAGGAAGTACACGCTTTCATCCGCGAGCAGATTGCCCGTGCCTACGACGCCGAGGCAGCTGACAACACTACCATTCTCTATGGTGGCTCAGCCAACGCTCAAAACGCCCGCGAGCTATTTTCCCAGCCCGACGTAGACGGCGGCCTCATCGGCGGTGCTTCCCTCAAGTCCCGCGACTTCACGGAGATTATCAAGTCGTTTTAA
- the prmA gene encoding 50S ribosomal protein L11 methyltransferase, with protein MDFVEVRVQAPRELADILVAELSEVGFDTFEDNDEGFCAYTTEDVFNPDDVAEIMSRYQGTDVIEYDHRVITRQNWNAEWEKNFQPLIIADKVSVRAPFHPKPDGVDYDIVIMPRMSFGTGHHETTALMIENQLTVDHQGKRVLDMGCGTGILAIMAGMLGAREILAVDVEPWTVENARDNVQDNGFPEAECRLGGVEVLTGEAPFDIILANINRNVLLEDMHAYAALLPAGCPIIFSGFYEEDLSKIQEEAKKQGLAYQSNRTKNNWVSAIFTKL; from the coding sequence ATGGATTTTGTAGAAGTACGCGTTCAGGCCCCCCGCGAGCTGGCCGACATTCTGGTTGCCGAGCTAAGCGAGGTAGGCTTCGATACGTTTGAAGACAACGACGAAGGCTTTTGCGCCTACACCACCGAAGACGTGTTCAACCCCGACGACGTAGCCGAAATCATGAGTCGCTACCAGGGTACCGACGTCATCGAGTACGACCACCGCGTTATTACCCGCCAAAACTGGAATGCCGAGTGGGAGAAGAACTTTCAGCCCCTCATCATTGCCGATAAGGTATCGGTCCGGGCACCGTTCCACCCCAAGCCCGATGGCGTAGACTATGACATTGTGATTATGCCGCGTATGTCTTTCGGCACCGGTCACCACGAAACCACCGCGCTGATGATTGAAAACCAGCTGACGGTAGACCATCAGGGCAAGCGTGTGCTGGATATGGGCTGCGGCACAGGCATCCTCGCCATTATGGCCGGTATGCTGGGCGCCCGCGAAATTCTGGCTGTGGATGTGGAGCCCTGGACCGTAGAAAACGCCCGCGACAATGTGCAGGACAATGGCTTTCCCGAGGCCGAATGTCGCCTGGGCGGGGTAGAGGTGCTGACAGGCGAGGCCCCATTCGACATTATCCTGGCTAATATCAACCGCAACGTACTGCTGGAAGATATGCACGCCTACGCTGCCCTGCTGCCGGCTGGTTGCCCCATTATATTCAGCGGATTCTATGAAGAGGATTTATCCAAGATTCAAGAGGAGGCTAAGAAGCAGGGATTAGCCTATCAGTCAAATAGAACGAAGAATAACTGGGTTTCGGCAATTTTTACGAAATTGTAG
- the uvrA gene encoding excinuclease ABC subunit UvrA, producing MAQDSLQVAAPAADPIDQLDPRDFILIKNARVHNLKNLSVALPRNKFIVVTGLSGSGKSSLAFDTLYAEGQRMYVESLSSYARQFLGRMDKPDVDYIRGISPAIAIEQKVSIKNNRSTVGTSTEVYDYLKLLFARVGRTYSPVSGEQVRKDTVADVVDSLFSLPDGTRMMLLAPLLPSEEGRPMSKELDLLLQKGYSRVVVNGETEFIEDLIGEGKPEVKGDVYIMIDRAVIRPGDEDLQFRLSDSVQTAFFEGHGACIVQLDNERRTFSDKFELDGIVFEEPNVNFFSFNNPYGACKTCEGFGSVLGIDEDLVIPDKSLTVYEGAIAPWRTDKQSEWLKPLLKNGIRFDFPIHRPYNELSEAEKQLLWKGNKYFDGLDKYFKWVSEQTHKIQYRVLQSRYRGRTTCPDCRGTRLRHDAQYVKIDGRSITDLVLLPISEAVEFFNNLNLTEHEAKVAERLVTEVTNRLSYLNRVGLGYLTLNRLSSTLSGGESQRISLATSLGSALVGSMYILDEPSIGLHPKDAEQLIGVLRSLQQLGNTVVVVEHEDKMMEQADQIIDIGPEAGSGGGTLVFQGSYDELLQDEASYTGRYLSGQLEVPVPRTRRPWRNALEVTGARENNLKNLDVKFPLNVMTVVTGVSGSGKSTLIRRILAPAVLKQLGGGAGEATGKFDRLLGVQGQVSHVEFVDQNPIGKSSRSNPVTYVKAYDAIRSLFAEQPLAKARGLKPSHFSFNVEGGRCEVCQGEGQVKIEMQFMADIYLTCEACNGHKFKQDILEIKYKEKGIDEILEMTVEDAVTFFADQPKIVERLRPLYEVGLGYIRLGQSANTLSGGEAQRVKLASFLTKGATLQQDKILFIFDEPSTGLHFHDISKLMTALNALVEQGNSVLIIEHNMDIIKCADWIIDLGPEGGINGGHLLFEGTPEEMLKLKDTNSTARFLAEKL from the coding sequence ATGTGGATTACATCCGTGGCATTTCGCCGGCCATTGCCATCGAGCAGAAGGTCAGCATCAAGAACAACCGCTCCACGGTGGGCACCAGCACCGAGGTGTACGACTACCTCAAACTGCTTTTTGCCAGGGTAGGGCGCACATACTCGCCCGTAAGCGGCGAGCAGGTGCGCAAAGATACCGTGGCCGACGTGGTCGATTCCCTGTTCTCCCTACCCGACGGTACGCGCATGATGCTGCTGGCCCCGTTACTCCCCTCGGAAGAGGGTAGGCCCATGAGTAAGGAGCTGGATTTGCTGCTGCAAAAAGGCTACTCGCGGGTGGTAGTAAACGGCGAAACCGAGTTCATCGAGGACCTCATTGGTGAGGGCAAGCCCGAGGTGAAGGGCGACGTGTACATCATGATTGACCGCGCCGTGATTCGGCCTGGCGACGAAGATTTGCAATTCCGCCTTTCTGACTCGGTGCAGACGGCTTTCTTCGAGGGGCATGGCGCATGTATTGTGCAGCTCGACAACGAGCGGCGCACGTTTTCGGACAAGTTTGAGCTGGATGGCATCGTGTTCGAGGAGCCAAATGTCAATTTCTTCTCCTTCAACAACCCCTATGGCGCCTGCAAAACCTGCGAGGGTTTCGGCTCGGTGCTGGGCATTGACGAGGATTTGGTGATTCCAGATAAGTCGTTGACGGTATACGAAGGGGCCATTGCGCCCTGGCGTACCGACAAACAAAGCGAGTGGCTGAAGCCCTTGCTGAAAAACGGCATCCGCTTCGATTTCCCCATTCACCGGCCCTACAATGAGCTGAGTGAGGCCGAAAAGCAGTTGCTCTGGAAAGGCAACAAGTACTTCGATGGCCTCGACAAGTACTTTAAATGGGTGTCGGAGCAGACGCACAAAATTCAGTACCGTGTGCTGCAGAGTCGCTACCGAGGCCGTACCACCTGCCCCGACTGCCGCGGCACGCGCCTGCGTCACGATGCGCAGTACGTCAAAATCGACGGCCGCAGCATCACCGACCTAGTGCTCCTACCCATCTCGGAGGCAGTGGAGTTCTTCAACAACCTCAACCTGACCGAGCACGAGGCCAAGGTAGCTGAGCGCCTGGTAACGGAAGTGACCAATCGCCTGAGCTACCTGAATAGGGTAGGGTTGGGCTACCTCACGCTCAACCGCCTTAGCAGCACGCTGTCGGGTGGCGAATCGCAGCGTATTTCGCTGGCTACTTCGTTGGGCTCGGCGCTGGTGGGCTCCATGTATATTCTGGACGAACCTAGCATTGGCTTGCACCCCAAGGATGCCGAGCAGCTTATTGGCGTGCTGCGCTCCTTGCAGCAGCTCGGCAATACAGTGGTGGTAGTGGAGCACGAAGACAAGATGATGGAGCAGGCCGACCAGATCATCGACATCGGGCCGGAGGCTGGCTCGGGCGGTGGCACACTGGTGTTCCAGGGTAGCTACGATGAGCTGTTGCAGGACGAGGCTTCCTACACCGGCCGCTACCTCAGTGGCCAGTTGGAAGTACCTGTGCCCCGCACGCGGCGGCCGTGGCGCAACGCCCTAGAAGTTACTGGCGCCCGCGAAAACAACCTGAAAAACCTCGATGTGAAATTCCCGCTGAACGTGATGACCGTGGTAACGGGCGTGTCGGGCTCGGGCAAGTCCACGCTGATTCGGCGCATCCTGGCGCCGGCCGTGCTTAAGCAGCTCGGCGGCGGTGCGGGCGAGGCCACTGGCAAATTCGACCGCCTGCTAGGCGTGCAGGGACAGGTGTCGCACGTGGAGTTTGTGGATCAGAACCCCATTGGCAAGAGCAGCCGCTCCAACCCAGTGACCTACGTGAAAGCCTACGATGCTATTCGCTCGCTATTTGCCGAGCAGCCACTAGCGAAGGCTCGCGGTCTGAAACCTTCACACTTCTCGTTCAACGTGGAAGGTGGACGTTGCGAGGTGTGCCAGGGAGAGGGCCAGGTGAAGATTGAAATGCAGTTCATGGCGGATATCTACCTGACCTGTGAAGCCTGCAATGGCCATAAGTTCAAGCAGGACATTCTGGAAATTAAGTACAAGGAGAAAGGCATCGATGAAATCTTGGAAATGACGGTGGAAGACGCTGTAACGTTCTTCGCCGACCAGCCCAAGATTGTGGAGCGCCTACGGCCACTCTACGAGGTAGGGCTGGGCTACATTAGATTGGGGCAATCGGCCAACACGCTGTCCGGCGGCGAGGCCCAGCGCGTGAAGCTGGCTTCATTCCTGACCAAAGGTGCTACCCTGCAACAGGACAAGATTCTGTTCATCTTCGACGAGCCCAGCACTGGCCTGCACTTCCACGACATCAGCAAGCTGATGACGGCCCTGAACGCGCTGGTGGAACAGGGCAATTCGGTCCTCATCATCGAGCACAATATGGACATCATCAAGTGTGCCGACTGGATTATTGACCTTGGCCCCGAGGGTGGTATCAACGGCGGCCATCTTCTGTTTGAGGGTACGCCCGAGGAAATGCTAAAGCTGAAAGATACCAACTCCACAGCACGTTTCCTGGCCGAGAAACTGTAG
- a CDS encoding DUF6150 family protein, producing MMLAELFFAGFLTLAPPTARVPFAAPTRVVTLGSVDPCRIYGSIFLETDPRRRNQCFATVYVEPETAFTNLMVYKEDNKLFADQAGLWAFTDARDFADYRIFVTENRNLADFTIHYTDVRSYAGCRPQ from the coding sequence ATGATGCTTGCTGAACTTTTCTTTGCTGGTTTTCTGACACTCGCACCACCCACCGCACGGGTGCCATTTGCCGCGCCCACCAGGGTAGTAACCTTGGGCAGCGTGGACCCCTGCCGTATCTACGGCTCCATCTTTCTCGAAACCGATCCGCGCCGTCGCAACCAGTGTTTTGCCACAGTGTATGTAGAGCCAGAAACGGCTTTTACTAACCTAATGGTGTACAAAGAAGACAACAAGCTCTTTGCCGACCAAGCCGGGCTATGGGCCTTCACCGATGCCCGCGACTTTGCCGACTACCGCATTTTTGTAACGGAAAACCGGAATCTGGCCGACTTTACAATTCACTATACCGACGTGCGTTCTTATGCTGGCTGCCGGCCGCAGTAG